One window of Treponema denticola genomic DNA carries:
- a CDS encoding UxaA family hydrolase produces the protein MKFMGYRRKDGKVGIRNHVLVLATSVCSNKVAEDISRAVEGTTFINNTYGCCQLGVDFTLTRKTIVNTCLHPNVGAVLVVGLGCEGLEPLDIYESIKESGKPVEMLTIQGEKGTLNAYAKGVSIARKFVQEISSIQKEFCDISEIILGMECGGSDTTSGLASNPTCGICSDKMVELGGTSILSETTEFIGAEHVVAKRGKTEEISKKILELVCNCEKKAMSLGVDIRGSQPTPGNIVGGLTTIEEKSLGCIHKSGTKEFQGVLDYADIPDSHGLFIMDTPGQDIESITGMVAGGAQVIIFTTGRGSPTGNPIAPVIKLTGNKNTFEAMQDNIDFDVSDIILGKESIHDAGERLFEEILHVCNGKITKAEALKHKEFGVLRLASTF, from the coding sequence ATGAAATTCATGGGTTATAGAAGAAAAGACGGTAAGGTAGGTATTAGAAATCATGTACTGGTTTTGGCAACTAGCGTATGTTCAAATAAGGTTGCTGAAGATATTTCAAGAGCTGTTGAAGGAACCACATTCATCAATAATACATATGGATGCTGTCAATTAGGTGTTGATTTTACTTTGACAAGAAAAACGATTGTCAATACATGTTTACACCCCAATGTCGGAGCTGTATTGGTAGTCGGCTTAGGTTGTGAAGGTCTTGAACCTTTAGACATTTATGAAAGTATTAAGGAATCCGGAAAACCTGTAGAAATGTTGACAATTCAGGGAGAAAAAGGAACATTGAACGCTTATGCAAAGGGTGTATCTATTGCCAGAAAATTTGTTCAAGAAATTTCCTCTATTCAAAAAGAATTCTGTGATATCTCCGAGATTATTTTAGGTATGGAATGCGGCGGTTCCGATACGACATCGGGACTTGCGTCTAATCCCACTTGCGGCATTTGCTCCGATAAAATGGTGGAACTGGGCGGAACAAGTATATTATCTGAAACGACTGAATTTATTGGAGCAGAGCATGTTGTTGCCAAAAGAGGAAAAACGGAAGAAATATCGAAGAAAATTTTGGAATTGGTATGTAACTGTGAAAAGAAGGCAATGAGTCTTGGGGTTGATATTCGCGGCAGTCAGCCTACACCCGGAAATATTGTTGGAGGACTTACTACTATAGAGGAAAAATCTTTAGGTTGTATTCATAAATCAGGAACTAAAGAATTTCAAGGCGTGTTGGATTATGCCGATATTCCGGACTCTCATGGCTTATTTATAATGGATACACCTGGACAGGATATTGAATCGATTACAGGTATGGTAGCTGGAGGGGCTCAAGTTATTATTTTTACTACAGGCCGAGGCAGTCCGACAGGGAATCCTATTGCTCCGGTAATTAAGCTTACCGGTAATAAGAATACTTTTGAAGCGATGCAGGATAATATAGATTTTGATGTTTCCGATATTATTCTTGGTAAAGAATCTATCCATGATGCCGGAGAAAGATTATTTGAAGAAATTTTACATGTGTGTAATGGAAAAATAACGAAAGCTGAAGCTTTGAAACATAAGGAGTTTGGAGTTCTTAGATTAGCATCGACTTTTTAA
- a CDS encoding DeoR/GlpR family DNA-binding transcription regulator, with the protein MYVEERLELILKDLNRYGKLNVKDLSEKFKVTPMTIRRDLSILEEKGLLLKSYGGALSKESLSHDKLYSTRKKENLPVKKKIAAEALLFIKNGMTILLDAGTTNYELAKFLVESSLKDLVIITNDLKIACVLAEKQFFQIVVLGGIIENENILTCGSMAVSMLKDFEIDACFVGTQSISDKFEIRTPNIAKVELKRTYIEKSQQRFLLADSSKFKKSKLYKICDLKDFHYIITDKKIGLSEKNYIKKYKIEWLSIKP; encoded by the coding sequence ATGTATGTCGAAGAAAGATTAGAATTAATTTTAAAAGATTTAAACAGATATGGAAAATTAAATGTAAAGGACCTTTCAGAAAAATTTAAAGTAACGCCTATGACTATTAGAAGAGATTTGAGTATTCTTGAAGAAAAGGGATTACTCTTAAAAAGTTACGGCGGGGCACTTTCAAAAGAATCTTTGTCACATGATAAATTATATTCGACAAGAAAAAAGGAAAATTTGCCGGTAAAAAAAAAGATTGCGGCAGAGGCTTTGTTATTTATTAAAAATGGAATGACAATCCTTCTTGATGCAGGCACTACAAATTATGAACTTGCTAAATTTTTAGTAGAAAGTTCACTTAAAGATTTAGTTATTATAACTAATGATTTAAAGATAGCTTGTGTTTTAGCAGAAAAACAATTCTTTCAGATTGTAGTGCTAGGCGGTATTATTGAAAATGAAAATATTTTGACCTGTGGATCTATGGCTGTTTCTATGCTTAAAGATTTTGAAATAGATGCCTGCTTTGTAGGAACCCAATCTATTAGCGATAAATTTGAGATTCGGACTCCAAATATAGCGAAGGTTGAGTTAAAAAGAACATATATAGAAAAATCGCAACAAAGATTTTTATTGGCAGATAGCAGTAAATTCAAAAAATCAAAATTATACAAAATTTGTGATTTAAAAGATTTTCATTATATTATTACGGATAAAAAAATAGGCCTATCCGAAAAAAACTATATAAAAAAATATAAGATAGAATGGCTTTCGATAAAGCCATAA
- a CDS encoding four-carbon acid sugar kinase family protein translates to MKNRNSKYLIIADDFTGANDTGVQLKKRGFATKVIFSPSSVDDGDKCLVFDTETRAIPKQDAYKKLKYNISELVSKYKFDIVYKKVDSALRGNIVDEVLAILEVYKPEIVLFAPALPRMGRTTQDGIQKINDTRLMETEFVRDPINPIKSDNITDILKEISKSSVRHISLTELYSKDTVINNDCSYYTFDANTVEDMEQIAKLGLSNIKKTLWIGSAGLAEGIFNVLHPQKPSLLIVGSTSQKSIEQLNYAKKQGRYILELDIPKILESGIYDSVCENAVSVLRKNQDLIITSCFSKKSFDEVVHYGMKKGITKQEMAGIVRNILGAITKKILSDSEIGSLFLTGGDTAISIMHNLNAQGVEILHEVSPGVIVSRLLDGVYKGLVITTKAGSFGEEDTIDRCMFKMKEVMI, encoded by the coding sequence ATGAAAAACAGGAATAGCAAATATTTAATCATTGCTGATGATTTTACCGGCGCAAACGATACAGGAGTTCAGTTAAAAAAAAGAGGATTTGCAACCAAAGTTATTTTTTCTCCATCTTCCGTTGATGACGGCGATAAGTGTCTGGTGTTTGATACTGAAACTAGAGCCATACCAAAACAAGATGCTTACAAAAAACTAAAATATAATATTTCAGAATTAGTTTCTAAATATAAATTTGATATAGTTTATAAGAAAGTAGATTCAGCGTTACGAGGTAATATTGTAGATGAGGTTTTAGCTATATTGGAAGTATATAAACCTGAGATAGTTTTGTTTGCCCCGGCTCTTCCAAGAATGGGTAGAACTACTCAAGATGGAATTCAGAAAATAAATGATACAAGACTTATGGAAACCGAGTTTGTAAGAGACCCTATAAATCCTATAAAATCCGATAACATAACTGATATATTAAAAGAAATTTCAAAGAGTTCCGTGCGGCATATAAGTTTAACCGAACTGTATTCAAAAGATACGGTTATAAATAACGATTGCTCGTATTATACATTTGATGCAAACACTGTTGAAGATATGGAGCAAATAGCAAAACTCGGATTATCAAATATTAAAAAAACATTATGGATCGGTTCGGCAGGTTTGGCTGAAGGAATTTTTAATGTTTTACATCCGCAAAAGCCTTCACTGCTAATTGTCGGCAGTACCAGTCAAAAAAGTATTGAACAGTTAAATTATGCAAAAAAACAGGGGCGGTATATATTAGAACTTGATATTCCTAAGATTTTGGAATCAGGTATTTATGATTCCGTGTGTGAAAATGCCGTTTCAGTATTACGGAAGAATCAGGATCTAATTATTACATCTTGTTTTTCTAAAAAATCTTTCGATGAGGTTGTCCATTATGGAATGAAGAAAGGTATCACTAAACAAGAGATGGCAGGTATTGTTAGAAACATATTGGGCGCGATTACAAAAAAAATACTTTCCGATTCAGAAATCGGAAGTCTTTTTTTAACGGGAGGTGATACTGCAATATCTATTATGCATAATTTAAATGCACAAGGTGTTGAAATTTTACATGAAGTTTCACCTGGTGTTATTGTTTCACGATTATTGGATGGGGTATACAAGGGGCTTGTTATAACGACAAAAGCAGGTTCCTTTGGTGAAGAGGATACTATCGATAGGTGTATGTTTAAAATGAAAGAGGTGATGATTTGA
- the purL gene encoding phosphoribosylformylglycinamidine synthase subunit PurL: MNIYRFCVKSKEGLHFQIPKNEELLKQAHVLGFKTVKEINTEALYFVRGNLSNEEKKVLADFLFCDELYEYSQTEGFTMEDKKNIFHIETALKPGVTDSSSREALRAVKELGILGVEEITSGKAYDIQGELTQSEIEKIAKTLLCNDVIEQYKIGFVEPAWAHEHDGKNEPNTKVELIDIASMNDEELLALSNERRATLDIYEMRAIREFYKTEKRPCTDAEFETIAQTWSEHCVHKTFKAKIDIDGTSLTEEQKKAYPGLCVNSIIKTYIKKATDDINAPWVLSSFVDNAGIIEFDEKYEVSFKAETHNHPSAIEPFGGANTGVGGVIRDVMGVSARPFAVTDVLCFGHPDTPAENVPKGTLHPKRIISGVIEGVKDYGNKMGIPTVNGGVHYHEAYASNPLVYCGCAGIAPRGKHRTKPSAGDHIISLGGKTGRDGLRGATFSSMVMDASTGDVAGSSVQIGEPIIQKKVAEVLIDARDQGLYSAITDCGAGGYSSAVGEMASTLGCDVDLAKIPVKYQGLAPWELWLSEAQERMVIAVPNDKLEALQKLCDANDVELTNLGRFTGDAVLRVRFGEKEIINLSCGFLHSGPPQRKLKAAPPKDGKPFIKYPEYKEPDLNEALKAVINHHAVNSKEDIVRLYDHEVQGGTILRPYDGPEGNVPQDAAVIKPMETEGKKAVAISNALNPRQGLLDPYAAAASAIDEAVRNAVAAGAAPEKTAILDNFCLGDPNRPETMWALIEMARSCYDTALVFKTPFISGKDSFNNEYLSSEGKRVSIPPSLLISAMGIVPDIGKVPGSDFKKEGSAIYLVGKPQFSFGGSVFAELFGIPSGESAAVPPFKKEAAELYKKLHSNIMKGLVLSCHDLSEGGLAAALYEMCLSGIGAELKEDFYTKLGASKIASLFGETTGCLLVEVKEENRSAFEKAMEGASIYEIGKTCGKTGLKL, encoded by the coding sequence ATGAATATTTACCGATTTTGTGTTAAAAGCAAAGAAGGCTTACACTTTCAAATACCCAAAAATGAAGAGCTCTTAAAGCAGGCCCATGTTCTCGGCTTTAAAACCGTTAAAGAAATAAATACCGAAGCTCTTTATTTTGTACGCGGAAATCTTTCAAATGAAGAAAAAAAGGTACTGGCCGACTTCTTGTTTTGCGATGAGCTTTATGAGTACAGCCAAACCGAAGGCTTTACAATGGAAGATAAAAAAAATATTTTCCATATCGAAACAGCTTTAAAGCCGGGAGTTACGGACTCATCTTCACGCGAAGCCTTGAGGGCGGTCAAAGAACTCGGTATTCTCGGCGTTGAAGAAATTACCAGCGGAAAAGCCTACGATATTCAGGGCGAACTAACCCAATCCGAAATAGAAAAGATTGCAAAAACCCTTTTATGCAATGACGTTATAGAACAGTATAAAATAGGCTTTGTAGAACCGGCATGGGCTCATGAACATGACGGAAAAAATGAACCTAACACAAAAGTTGAACTCATAGACATAGCCTCCATGAACGATGAGGAACTTTTAGCCCTTTCAAATGAAAGGCGGGCTACCTTGGATATTTACGAGATGAGGGCTATCAGGGAATTCTACAAGACGGAAAAACGGCCTTGTACCGATGCTGAATTTGAAACGATAGCCCAAACTTGGAGCGAGCACTGCGTTCATAAAACATTTAAGGCAAAAATAGACATTGACGGCACCTCTCTAACAGAGGAGCAAAAAAAAGCCTATCCCGGTCTTTGCGTAAACAGCATAATTAAAACCTATATCAAAAAGGCAACCGATGACATCAATGCTCCTTGGGTGCTTTCCTCCTTTGTGGACAATGCCGGTATTATCGAATTTGACGAAAAATACGAAGTTTCCTTTAAGGCGGAAACTCATAACCATCCTTCCGCCATTGAGCCCTTCGGAGGAGCCAACACTGGAGTCGGCGGCGTTATCAGAGATGTTATGGGCGTTTCAGCCCGTCCCTTCGCCGTAACCGATGTCCTTTGCTTCGGCCATCCCGACACTCCGGCAGAAAATGTTCCCAAGGGAACCCTTCATCCTAAACGCATAATCTCAGGCGTTATAGAAGGAGTTAAGGACTACGGAAACAAGATGGGCATTCCGACCGTAAACGGAGGCGTTCACTACCACGAGGCTTATGCTTCAAATCCTTTAGTCTACTGCGGATGTGCAGGCATTGCCCCCAGAGGCAAGCACCGCACAAAACCCTCGGCCGGAGATCACATTATTTCTTTAGGCGGAAAAACGGGACGGGACGGTCTTAGGGGAGCTACATTTTCTTCGATGGTAATGGATGCAAGCACCGGCGATGTTGCAGGCTCATCGGTTCAAATTGGAGAACCTATAATTCAAAAAAAGGTAGCGGAAGTTCTTATAGATGCCCGCGATCAAGGTCTTTATTCTGCAATTACCGACTGCGGAGCGGGAGGTTATTCTTCTGCCGTAGGCGAAATGGCTTCGACACTCGGCTGCGATGTAGACCTCGCAAAAATCCCCGTAAAATATCAGGGCCTTGCCCCATGGGAGCTCTGGCTTTCGGAGGCACAAGAAAGAATGGTTATCGCAGTTCCCAATGACAAACTTGAAGCCTTACAAAAACTTTGCGATGCCAACGATGTGGAATTAACAAACCTCGGCCGTTTTACCGGAGATGCCGTTTTAAGGGTACGCTTCGGTGAAAAGGAAATAATAAATCTTTCATGCGGCTTTTTACATTCAGGTCCGCCGCAGAGAAAACTAAAAGCGGCTCCTCCAAAAGATGGAAAACCTTTTATAAAATATCCTGAATATAAGGAACCCGATCTGAATGAGGCTCTAAAGGCTGTGATAAATCATCATGCCGTAAATTCAAAAGAAGACATAGTAAGACTTTACGACCATGAGGTTCAAGGCGGAACAATTCTACGCCCCTATGACGGCCCTGAAGGAAATGTGCCTCAGGACGCAGCCGTTATAAAGCCCATGGAAACGGAAGGAAAAAAAGCCGTTGCTATCTCAAATGCCTTAAATCCGAGGCAGGGGCTTTTGGATCCTTATGCAGCCGCAGCAAGTGCGATAGACGAAGCTGTCCGAAATGCCGTTGCAGCCGGAGCAGCCCCCGAAAAAACAGCCATCCTCGATAACTTTTGCTTAGGAGATCCCAACCGTCCCGAAACCATGTGGGCACTGATAGAGATGGCACGCTCTTGCTATGACACAGCCCTTGTCTTTAAAACTCCCTTTATTTCAGGGAAGGATTCCTTTAATAACGAATACCTAAGCTCGGAGGGAAAAAGAGTTTCCATTCCGCCGTCACTTTTAATATCGGCGATGGGGATAGTTCCCGACATCGGAAAGGTTCCGGGCTCGGACTTTAAAAAAGAAGGTTCGGCTATTTACCTCGTAGGTAAGCCTCAATTTTCTTTCGGCGGCTCGGTTTTTGCAGAACTTTTCGGCATTCCTTCAGGAGAAAGTGCTGCCGTTCCACCCTTTAAAAAAGAAGCGGCTGAGCTTTATAAAAAACTTCACTCCAATATAATGAAGGGCTTGGTACTTTCATGCCATGACCTAAGCGAAGGAGGCCTTGCTGCCGCTCTCTACGAAATGTGTTTAAGCGGCATAGGAGCCGAATTAAAAGAAGACTTCTACACAAAGCTGGGAGCTTCAAAGATTGCAAGCCTCTTTGGGGAAACCACAGGCTGTCTTCTTGTAGAAGTAAAAGAAGAAAACCGTTCTGCCTTTGAAAAGGCAATGGAAGGCGCTTCAATTTACGAGATAGGAAAAACCTGCGGAAAGACAGGATTAAAACTTTAA
- a CDS encoding DNA alkylation repair protein, which translates to MKTKQTLIQTKLFSFEDKNYKDFNKKLIPNIDENTMIGIRTPVLRKFAKEFFKTEPEQVSDFMKDVPHKYFEENNLHGFFIENIKDFNEVLKETEKFLPYIDNWATCDSFSPKIFKKHHEEIYKKILVWLKSKHTYTIRYAIGLLLSNYLDEHFRPEMLELVSKIRSDEYYVNMMIAWYFSFALIKQYKTALPYIKNKKLDTFTHNKAIQKAIESYRIPKEVKELLRGMKVKN; encoded by the coding sequence ATGAAAACTAAACAAACACTAATCCAAACTAAACTTTTTTCATTTGAAGATAAAAATTACAAAGACTTCAATAAAAAGCTGATTCCCAATATTGACGAAAATACGATGATAGGCATCAGAACTCCCGTCCTGCGTAAATTTGCAAAAGAGTTTTTTAAGACCGAGCCGGAACAAGTTTCGGACTTTATGAAGGATGTACCTCACAAATATTTTGAAGAAAACAACCTGCACGGCTTTTTTATCGAAAACATAAAAGATTTTAATGAAGTGCTAAAAGAGACCGAAAAATTTTTGCCCTACATCGACAACTGGGCAACCTGCGACAGCTTTTCTCCTAAGATATTCAAAAAGCACCATGAAGAAATTTACAAAAAAATTTTGGTATGGCTAAAATCGAAGCATACCTATACCATTAGGTACGCCATCGGACTTTTATTATCGAATTATCTCGATGAGCATTTTAGACCTGAAATGTTGGAGCTTGTTTCAAAAATCAGATCCGATGAGTACTATGTAAACATGATGATAGCTTGGTATTTTAGCTTTGCCCTCATCAAGCAATACAAAACGGCCCTCCCCTACATCAAAAACAAAAAGCTTGATACCTTTACCCACAACAAGGCTATCCAAAAAGCCATCGAAAGCTACCGCATTCCGAAGGAAGTAAAAGAGCTTTTAAGAGGGATGAAGGTGAAAAACTAA
- a CDS encoding 2-keto-3-deoxygluconate permease — protein sequence MKILSSIQKIPGGLMVVPLLIGAVMNTFVPGALEIGGFTTALFKKGAIALIALFVLCNGAQINVKQVGRPLIKGVALTSVKFFLGAFIGWIINKIFGMTGILGITPLAIVAALTNSNGGLYAALAGEYGDSSDVGAVSILSLNDGPFFTMLAFGITGIANIPFIAFVSVLVPIVFGFILGNLDEDMRKFLAKGTVVLIPFFAFPLGAGLDLKSIVGAGLPGIVLGVVCTLLTGLGGYFISAVYNKGKRTAVSAAIGTTAGNAVGTPAVLALADSNLLPYVEVSTAQIAAAIIVTAILCPLLVSILSKREKRHYEKQE from the coding sequence ATGAAAATTTTGTCGTCAATTCAAAAAATTCCAGGCGGTTTAATGGTTGTTCCTTTGCTTATAGGGGCTGTTATGAATACTTTTGTTCCAGGTGCTCTTGAAATAGGGGGATTTACAACTGCACTGTTTAAAAAAGGTGCTATAGCATTAATAGCACTCTTTGTTTTATGTAACGGTGCTCAAATCAATGTAAAGCAGGTGGGTAGGCCTCTTATAAAAGGGGTTGCTTTGACATCAGTCAAATTTTTCTTGGGAGCTTTTATAGGCTGGATTATTAATAAGATTTTCGGTATGACAGGAATTTTAGGTATCACTCCGCTTGCTATCGTTGCTGCTCTTACAAATTCAAATGGAGGACTGTACGCTGCTCTTGCCGGTGAGTATGGAGATTCATCCGATGTAGGTGCTGTAAGTATTTTATCACTAAATGACGGCCCCTTTTTTACTATGCTAGCTTTTGGGATAACGGGAATAGCTAATATTCCGTTTATTGCTTTTGTGTCTGTTTTGGTTCCTATTGTTTTCGGATTTATTTTGGGAAATTTAGACGAAGATATGAGAAAATTTTTGGCTAAGGGTACTGTTGTTTTGATACCCTTTTTTGCATTTCCTTTAGGTGCCGGTTTGGATCTTAAGTCTATTGTGGGAGCAGGACTTCCTGGAATTGTTCTTGGAGTAGTTTGCACATTACTGACCGGTTTAGGCGGCTACTTTATTTCTGCTGTTTACAATAAAGGGAAAAGAACGGCTGTTTCAGCTGCAATAGGAACTACTGCCGGAAACGCTGTCGGAACCCCTGCTGTTTTGGCCTTAGCAGATTCTAATTTATTGCCGTATGTTGAAGTTTCTACTGCACAGATTGCCGCTGCTATTATCGTAACAGCTATTTTATGTCCATTGTTAGTTTCCATATTGTCAAAACGGGAAAAAAGACATTATGAAAAACAGGAATAG
- the pdxA gene encoding 4-hydroxythreonine-4-phosphate dehydrogenase PdxA: MDKYEEYKDSVILYGSISILEYYKNILNLTSDFSLITNPHEFQKGKINIINVVDLDINSISIGNVSEICGRCAYLYVEKAIKDALNGRIKAVVTAPLNKEALNKGGYAYEGHTEIFAKLTNTKKYAMMLWSEKLSVIHVSTHCSLKNACERATKERVFDTIELAQQGLQKMGVKTPRIAVAGLNPHSGESGLFGREEIEQIIPAIDKAKKKGWNVDGPISPDVVFLKAYNGDYDIVVAMYHDQGHIPLKLLAFGNGVNITLGLPIVRTSVDHGTAFDIAGKGIANEEDLFYALRAGKKFI, encoded by the coding sequence TTGGATAAATATGAAGAGTACAAAGATTCGGTTATTCTGTATGGAAGTATATCTATACTCGAATATTATAAAAATATATTAAATCTTACCTCTGATTTTTCTCTGATAACAAACCCGCATGAATTTCAAAAAGGAAAAATCAATATTATAAATGTAGTCGATTTGGATATAAACAGTATATCCATAGGAAATGTGTCTGAAATATGCGGAAGATGTGCTTATTTGTATGTAGAGAAAGCCATTAAAGATGCATTGAATGGTAGAATAAAAGCAGTGGTAACTGCTCCGCTGAATAAAGAAGCTTTAAATAAAGGAGGCTATGCTTATGAGGGTCATACGGAAATCTTTGCTAAATTAACAAACACTAAAAAATATGCAATGATGCTATGGAGTGAAAAATTATCGGTAATTCATGTATCGACTCATTGCTCATTAAAAAATGCTTGTGAGAGAGCTACAAAAGAAAGAGTTTTTGATACAATTGAGTTGGCCCAGCAAGGTTTACAGAAGATGGGAGTTAAAACTCCAAGAATTGCCGTGGCAGGATTAAATCCGCATAGCGGTGAGTCCGGCCTTTTCGGGCGTGAAGAAATAGAACAAATTATTCCCGCAATAGATAAGGCGAAAAAAAAAGGCTGGAATGTAGATGGTCCTATTTCACCTGATGTTGTATTTTTAAAAGCTTATAACGGTGATTATGATATTGTAGTTGCAATGTATCATGATCAGGGGCATATTCCATTAAAACTATTGGCTTTTGGTAATGGAGTAAATATTACTTTAGGTCTGCCGATTGTTAGAACATCCGTTGATCACGGAACTGCATTTGATATTGCAGGGAAAGGAATCGCAAACGAAGAGGATTTATTCTATGCCTTGAGAGCCGGAAAGAAATTTATATAA
- a CDS encoding UxaA family hydrolase, with protein MEENKIINAIIITDKDDVVTAITDLKKGETVRYLSGKKLLKEFVLKDAIPFGHKAAVRDIACKNDVIKYGESIGRATKDILIGQHVHIQNLESKRGRGDLK; from the coding sequence ATGGAAGAAAATAAAATCATAAATGCAATTATTATTACCGATAAAGATGATGTTGTTACGGCTATAACTGATCTAAAAAAGGGAGAAACGGTAAGATATTTATCGGGGAAAAAACTTTTAAAGGAATTTGTTTTAAAAGATGCCATCCCTTTCGGGCATAAAGCTGCTGTAAGAGATATTGCGTGTAAAAATGATGTAATTAAATATGGGGAAAGTATCGGCAGAGCTACTAAAGATATTTTAATCGGTCAACATGTTCATATTCAAAATTTGGAAAGTAAAAGAGGAAGAGGAGATTTAAAATGA
- a CDS encoding transglutaminase domain-containing protein, translating to MKKQLKQTAYIFLTALILCTMSCSDNVNRRLALPENEDKALQQPKPPQKPSNPPEVPTPPIGEENHTPPESTPGAEAKKQELFKRLLNAALRFEKTVDVCDLHISCKTDSNGQSECKKLYSDFLDYLDENSLFLFHLPPSKDIAYKYKNDNEDETASYELTFLIESGAADADYQRLIEALEELYSVVHESMSQAEISYALYRELQKNIVYEVNSSSQYQRTAVGALLDGKGVCEDYSLSYKKLMNGAGIQTVCVEGKERTVYAGPTVAHMWNRINLDGQWYNADATWDDYKWAGQYLRSHCEGKYFLTSDSRFYGADALNHPLIYQKHLPVPAANDVRYESTDCIFRNGDKKSDPFYHQGYWYYFSYEDMSIYRSRFDGSDKRRLYQKMYHTNSAFYKDHYAKLHRIEFGKEKIYFIDYAESHGTDVDTLYAMSYDGSSVQKICAAPLPSEPLKDEIDKPEREVPGTFALRVELLLSKLKDAYYHGTEDYFIPENPDRRNFVTAIQKAEKLLQNAQPDAHAARELYTELRGLRIRKTKN from the coding sequence ATGAAAAAGCAACTAAAACAAACAGCATATATTTTTTTAACTGCGCTTATACTATGCACCATGTCCTGTTCGGATAATGTAAATAGAAGGCTTGCTTTACCCGAAAACGAAGACAAAGCTTTACAACAGCCCAAGCCCCCTCAAAAACCTTCCAATCCGCCGGAAGTTCCAACTCCGCCAATAGGCGAAGAAAACCATACGCCGCCCGAAAGCACACCCGGTGCCGAAGCAAAAAAACAAGAACTTTTTAAACGCCTTTTAAATGCGGCTCTGCGTTTTGAAAAAACGGTCGATGTCTGCGATTTGCACATAAGCTGTAAAACAGACAGCAATGGACAAAGCGAATGTAAAAAGCTGTATTCCGATTTTTTGGATTATCTGGACGAAAATTCGCTCTTTCTTTTTCATTTGCCGCCGTCAAAAGATATTGCATATAAATATAAAAACGATAATGAAGACGAAACAGCTTCGTATGAGCTTACCTTTCTTATTGAAAGCGGTGCAGCGGATGCAGACTATCAAAGGCTTATCGAGGCTCTTGAAGAATTATATAGCGTTGTACATGAAAGTATGTCGCAAGCGGAAATAAGTTATGCCTTGTACCGCGAGCTGCAAAAAAACATTGTGTATGAAGTAAATTCAAGTTCGCAATACCAAAGGACGGCTGTAGGAGCGCTTTTGGACGGCAAAGGCGTATGTGAGGACTACAGTCTCAGTTATAAAAAACTGATGAACGGCGCAGGGATTCAAACGGTTTGCGTAGAAGGAAAAGAGCGAACCGTATATGCGGGACCAACCGTTGCACATATGTGGAACCGGATTAACCTTGACGGTCAATGGTACAATGCAGATGCAACATGGGACGATTACAAATGGGCAGGGCAATATCTGCGCTCACACTGCGAGGGAAAATATTTTTTAACATCGGACAGCCGTTTTTACGGCGCCGATGCGTTAAATCATCCGTTGATATATCAAAAACACCTTCCGGTGCCGGCTGCAAACGATGTCCGCTATGAAAGTACCGATTGTATTTTCCGTAACGGCGATAAAAAAAGTGATCCGTTTTATCATCAAGGCTATTGGTACTATTTTTCGTACGAGGATATGAGTATTTACCGCAGCCGCTTTGACGGAAGCGATAAGAGACGGCTGTATCAAAAAATGTATCACACAAATAGCGCTTTCTATAAAGATCATTATGCCAAACTACACCGAATCGAATTCGGCAAAGAAAAAATCTACTTTATAGACTATGCCGAAAGCCATGGAACCGATGTTGACACCCTGTACGCAATGAGTTATGACGGTTCGTCCGTACAAAAAATCTGTGCGGCTCCATTGCCGTCAGAACCGCTCAAGGATGAAATCGATAAACCGGAACGAGAGGTGCCCGGAACTTTTGCATTGCGGGTAGAGCTTTTACTGTCAAAACTGAAAGATGCGTACTATCACGGAACTGAAGATTACTTTATTCCCGAAAACCCTGACAGAAGAAATTTTGTTACGGCCATACAAAAAGCCGAGAAGCTGTTACAAAATGCTCAGCCGGATGCACATGCAGCAAGGGAATTGTATACGGAACTGCGAGGTCTACGAATACGCAAAACTAAAAATTAG